From a region of the Odontesthes bonariensis isolate fOdoBon6 chromosome 2, fOdoBon6.hap1, whole genome shotgun sequence genome:
- the LOC142397837 gene encoding uncharacterized protein LOC142397837: MQLFNACPVCTRACDVKTQRLGTFLSVKQRCPHCTFRRQWNSQPILGSTPAGNLHLSAAVYLSGASFIQIEKVFKAMKLELFRYETFRRHARAFIEPAVIHHWKVTQDVNLQRLTREEKVILGGDMRADSPGHSAKYGSYTMMDLQTNTVVDIQLVQSNEVGGSCYMEKEGLTRSLALLESRDVKLDCIVTDRHPQVQKFLRERNITQYYDVWHFAKGISKKLEVLCKMKDCEKLNKWMKSINNHIYWTAANSTSGPERIAKWNAILNHVQDIHTHENPLYPKCEHAIRTTTDKKKWLQAATPAFYKLESLLTKKRTLKDVEKLSPHHQTSSLEAFHAVILRFAPKNVVFPFIGMLCRLYLAAMHFNENADRPQAETEEGVPLFKLSFPKSRKGECRAKPVKTKATFGYVSDMMDLIFDEVFFNPTPYNDALLAISVPENLSAQYERPDKEEVIASFVSRFKQGAV; encoded by the exons ATGCAGTTGTTTAATGCATGTCCGGTCTGCACACGGGCATGTGATGTGAAGACTCAAAGGCTGGGGACATTCCtgtctgtgaagcagcggtGTCCCCACTGCACATTTAGAAGACAATGGAATAGCCAGCCTATCCTGGGTAGCACgccagctggaaacctgcaccTTTCTGCCGCTGTGTACCTGAGTGGTGCATCTTTCATACAAATAGAAAAG GTCTTCAAGGCAATGAAGCTGGAGTTGTTTCGGTATGAAACATTTCGCCGGCATGCCAGAGCCTTCAttgaacctgcagttattcaccaCTGGAAAGTCACACAGGATGTGAATCTGCAGCGGCTTACTCGGGAGGAAAAAGTCATACTCGGTGGTGACATGAGGGCTGATTCTCCAG GTCACTCTGCAAAATATGGGAGTTACACCATGATGGATCTCCAAACTAACACCGTTGTGGACATTCAGTTGGTCCAG AGCAACGAGGTTGGTGGTAGCTGCTATATGGAGAAAGAGGGCCTGACGAGGAGTCTGGCCTTGCTCGAGTCGCGTGACGTCAAACTGGATTGCATTGTCACCGATCGTCATCCTCAAGTTCAAAAGTTCCTCAGGGAGAGAAACATCACCCAGTACTACGATGTGTGGCACTTCGCAAAAG GAATTTCAAAGAAACTGGAAGTCCTATGTAAGATGAAAGACTGTGAGAAACTGAACAAGTGGATGAAAAGCATCAACAACCACATATACTGGACTGCAGCTAATTCAACCTCAGGGCCAGAGAGAATTGCCAAGTGGAACGCGATCCTCAACCATGTGCAAGATATCCACACGCATGAGAATCCTCTTTACCCCAAGTGTGAGCATGCAATCCGCACAACAACGGACAAAAAGAAATGGCTCCAAGCAG CAACTCCAGCTTTCTACAAGTTGGAGTCTCTGCtgacaaagaaaagaacgctGAAGGATGTGGAAAAACTGAGCCCCCACCACCAAACGTCATCTTTGGAGGCTTTCCATGCAGTCATCCTTCGTTTTGCTCCAAAAAATGTAGTGTTTCCCTTTATTGGAATGCTGTGCAG ACTCTACCTGGCTGCTATGCATTTCAATGAAAATGCGGATCGACCACAGGCCGAAACGGAGGAAGGTGTACCCCTCTTTAAACTCTCCTTTCCAAAGTCTCGGAAGGGAGAGTGCAGAGCTAAACCAGTAAAGACGAAGGCGACCTTTG GTTATGTTTCTGACATGATGGACCTAATCTTCGATGAAGTCTTTTTTAACCCGACACCATACAACGATGCGCTGTTGGCCATCTCTGTCCCAGAAAACTTATCAGCGCAGTATGAGAGGCCGGACAAGGAAGAGGTCATTGCCAGCTTTGTTTCAAGGTTCAAACAGGGGGCCGTTTAA